In Streptococcus pneumoniae, the sequence GGAACCGCACGAAAAATTGAGGTAATTTTGTCTAAAATCCAGAATACGACTTTATTCTCCAAGACACCACCTGGCGCTGTCAAGACGAGAAAGAGACCTGCCACTAGCCCCAAGAAGCCTCCGATAATGAAGGAAAGAACTGTCATATAAAGAGTTAAGTAGATAGCCGTTCCCCAGCCTGCCTGACCAGCCCAACCCATCTTATAGACATTTGGTAAATAGGTTTGAATCAATGATTCCATCTTACTGTACTCCCTTCAATACTTTTAGTTGTACACCTGCTTGACGAATGGCTTCTTGGGCACCTGCCAACGCTGCTTTTTCACCTGACAAAACCACCACCAATTCTCCAACAGGAGTACCATCGAGAATTTCGATATTCCCATAGAGAATATTAGCCATTACTTGGTAATGCTTGTACAATTCATTCAAAAGTGGCTCGTCTGTTGAAGCTCCAGCGTACTTGAGTTGCACCAAGAGACTGTTTTCAGACAAGTGTTCCACGATTTCTTGCTTCTCGATTTTGACCATGGCTTCGTCAATACCTGTAGCTGTTGAGATAAAGTCTTGAGTCAAAGGTTGTTTAGGGTTTGAGAAGATTTCAAGCACACTACCCTCTTCAATCAAATGCCCATCCTGCATAACTGCAACACGGTTGGCAATGTCTTTGACAATCTGCATTTCATGCGTAATCAAGACAACAGTCAAGCCTAATTTTTGGTTCAAATCTTGCAACAAGGCCAAAATCTGCTTGGTTGTCTTAGGGTCAAGGGCAGAAGTTGACTCGTCTGAAATCAAGATTTTTGGATCATTGGCCAAGGCACGCGCAATTGCCACACGCTGTTTTTGCCCTCCAGATAATTGTGAAGGGTAGTTTTCAGCACGATCTGCCAAACCAACCAAGTCCAACAACTTAGCTACTTTAGCCTTCTTTTCTTCCTTGCTGAGTCCAGAGTGTTTAAGGGCAAAGGCTACATTCTCCTCTGCTGTCTTTTGGCTCATCAGGTTAAAATGCTGGAAAATCATCCCGATATCTTGACGTTTACGACGCAACTGCTCTGCCGTCAAGGTGACCTTACCATCAAAAATCACATCGTCGTCAATGGTAATTTTCCCTGCAGATGGTTTTTGCAAGAGGTTAATCACCCGTACAAGGGTTGATTTTCCTGCTCCAGAATATCCAACGATTCCGTAGATATCCCCTTCTTGGATGTGAATGGTCACATCCTTAACCGCTGTAATGGTTCTCTTCTTTTGGTGAAAAGTCACATCGATCTGATCTAACTTGATAATATCTCTACTCATAGCTTCTAATCAGCTCCTCTACTAATTCGATATGGGTGTAATAATCAGCGATTCGCACATTTTCATCTCCACCGTGGTCTCGGCTATTGGCATTTCCTAGACCGAATGCAACCATTGGTACCTCTAGGGCATCAAAGACCGTATGCATAGGTCCTGTCCCCGCTGTCGTCGGCAAGACTGAAACACCCTGTGGATAGAATTTCTTGGCCAACTCGATCACATTGAGAATGGCTGGTGCGCTCATATCGCTTCGATAGCTCATCTCTCCCAAGGTATAGTATAATTCTACCTTATCAAAGCCATTTTTGTCTAGTTGTTTCCGAATTTTTTCCAGAACATCATGCGGTTCTAGGCCCGGAACCAGACGAACCTCTAGCTTTGCACTGGCTTCTGCAGGTAAAATAGTCTTAACACCCTGACCTTGATAACCAGACTGGATTCCTTCGATATTAAGCGCTGGCTCGAAAAAGAAACGTTTTAGAAAGGCCATCCGCTCCTCCTGTAAGAGAGGCAACTCCAATCCATAAATCCGACTAACTTCCTCTGGGTTTCGTTGACCATAAGTTTCTAGCAAGGCCATTTCTCGTTCATTGGGCTCTTGTACTTCTTCGTACAAGCCTTCAACCAAGATACGGCCATCCGCAGCACGAAGAGACTGTAAGGCTTGGAGGAGATACCAAGGAGCTGATTCCACAACACCACCATAACTCGAGTGGATATCCACATCAGCGCTTTTTACCTTGGCATCAAAGGTCACAATTCCCTTATTGCCACCAGAAATTTCCAGCTGTTCCAAGGCATTTTTGGTCCCTTGTTCCCAGACCAACAAATCCGCCCCACAGAGTTTGTCTGCATGCTTTTCCAAATACTTATCTAGGTCTGTTGAAGCCGATTCCTCCGCTCCCTCCATGATAAAGCTGATATTGACAGGTAAATCATCATGGTGCTGCATATATTTTCTCAAAGCACTCAAGCGAGCTGTGATATGACCCTTGTCGTCATCAACCCCACGCCCATACATGAAGCCATTGCGGACCGAAAGCGTAAAAGGATCCTCTGTCCAGACCTGATCCCCATCCGCTGGCACAGTGTCATAGTGGTTATAGAAAATCAAGGTCTTGGCATCTGGACGCGAACTCTTGAAATGTGCCATGACAAAGGGCGCTGTATAGCTCTCATCAATCTCCACTTCAGCTCCAACACGCTTGAAAATCTCACCCAGATAGTTTGCGACTTCCTTGAGTCCAACCTGCTGGGCAAAGACTGATTTCTTAGAAATCAAGGTACGCAAAACCTCAAAATAATGCTGGGCTACATGATCCTTTTCAAATTTTTCAATCTGTTCTTGTTCGCTAGGAAAAAACATATTCTCTCTACCTTTCTATGAACGAATAGTCTTCTTTACAATCTATACTCTATACAAAAGCAAGAGGTGGAATTTTCTCTCCCACCTCCCTGTTTCTTATTACCAAACTGGTTGATCCAAACCATCTGATGATTCTTCGATAACTTTTTTCACGTCATCTGTGTGGTAAGCTGCGATTACTTTCTTGATAGCATCAGCCTTAGGTGATGTTTCCCAATCTTTTTTCGCAACAATGATGTTGTACCATTGTTTTGAGTTTTCATCAGCTTGTTCTTTGAAAAGTGCTTTCTTGTAGTCCAATTTTGCTTCTGTAACGAAGGTATTGTTTACAACGGCAGCGTCAACTGATGACAATGAACGAGCTGTTTGGCTAGCGTCCAATTCAGTGATTTTCAAGTTCTTTGGATTTTCTTTGATGTTGGCAACTGTTGCAAGAGCAGTTCCAGAAACATCCAATTTAATCAAGCCAGCTGATTGAAGCAAGTAAAGCGCACGGCTTTCGTTTGTAGCGTCATTCGGTACAGCGATTTCTCCGTTTGCTGGGATGTCTTCTACTTTAGTGTACTTGTTGGCACTTCCATTCAAACCTGAGTAAAGGCGGATTGGAGAGATGTAAGTATCTCCAATCGCTACAAGGTCTTTTCCGTTTTCTTTGTTCCAGTTATTCAAGAAGTTATAGTGTTGGAAAGCGTTCAAATCTACTTCGCCATCAGCAGTTGCTTTGTTTGGTTGTGAATAGTCTGTGAACTCTGTAAATTCCAAGGTAATTCCGTCTTTTTTAACCAATTCTTGGATTTTGTCCCAACGTTTTTCTTCAGAACCGCTACGGTTAACAGTTGCGATTTTGATAGTTGTTGCATTGTCTGCTTTCTTTTCTGAGTTTCCGCAAGCTGCAAGAGCCAAACCTGCGACTGTAGCAAGGGCTGCTAGACCAAGCCATTTTTTGATTTTCATGATTCTTTCTCCTTAAAAATAATACCGTACTAGTATCTCACAATTTGTTTGATTTCACAAATTGTTATTAGATAGTCAGATATATAGTTTAAAACTATATCCCTAAAAACTGAGAAACCACCCACCTTACTCAGAATGGATGATTTCAAGAAATTATTTAATATCAGCTTCTGCCGGTAGATAAGTGTCTCCGAAGAATTGTTTAGACAATTTTTCAAGAGTTCCATCTTTATAAAGTTCTTTGATGCGTTTGTCTACAAATGATTTCAACTCATCTTGACCTTGAGCAAGAAGTGGGTAAACGTACGGTTGTTGGTCGCTTGGAAGTTCGATAACTTTCAAGTTGTCCAAACCTTGGTTCTTGATCACTGTTTCAACACCGATTTTATCAAAAATCTTATAGTCAAATTGTCCATCGCTCAAACGTACCATGATTTGTTGGAAGTCTGCCTTAGTATAGTTAAGGATAGTTGGGTTGTCCGTGTGTTCAGCATTGTATGCTTCTAACTGCTTAGCTGATGTAGTGGCTTGAACGACTTCCGTCGATTTTCCACCGATATCATCGAGAGACTTGATACTAGAGTCATCTTTCTTCACGACAAGGACATTAGGATTTTGGGCAATTGGTGCGGCATAGAGGTATTTCTCCGCACGTTCTTTAGTGTAGCTAAGATTGTTGACAGCCATATTGTAACGGTCAGCGTCAAGACCAGCAAAGACACCTGACCATTCTGTCTTTTCAAACTTGACATCATATTTGTCAGAATCTTTAAAGATAGCGCGAACGACTTCAATCTCGTAACCAGTCAATTCGCCATTTTCTTCATAGATAAATGGCCTTGGTGATCCATTGGTTGCAACGATGATTTCTTTCTTGCTAGCTGCTTCTCCTTCTTTCTTAGCACCCCCTGAGCAAGCCGCAAGCACACCTGCAGCAACAAGTCCTAGGGCAGCAAGAGATGAGTATTTAACGATTTTTTTCATGTCATTTCCTCCAAAATAGAATACCTTATAATCTTAACAGAAAAAGAGCATTTACGCCATTATATGATATCTATCTCTGTGATAAGTTTTTTTTATGGGTAATTTAAAAGACCAAACGCAAGATGGCAATCAAGACCACTCCAAAGAGAACTGTTCCGACTAGATTGCGGTAGCGAAAGGCTACCCAAGCTGTTGGAAAGACGGCTAAGAAGTCTAGCCATTTAATTTGAGGAAGGCTCCCAACCTTACCTGTCACTACGCTTGAAAGAATCAAGGCAAAGATTTCTGGATTTGGTAGCAGGCCACCCAGAGCCGTTCCGACTACTGTCCCCACAAACCAAGCCACATAGCTGTTAAGATTGTTTCCGTGCATCCACATAGGATTTACCTTGTCTGTATGGGCCAATTCACCCATCAAAACGCCATAGGTCTCATCTGTCAAGATACTAGACATACCGATATTGTACCAAAGACTGGTATGACGGAAATAAGTCGATGCGTGTAAACTCAACAAAAAGAGACGCAAGTTGATTAGAAAAACCGTCATAGCAATAGCTGCCACAGGAGCTTGAACCACAATCAGTGCCAACATGGCAAACTGGGCACTCCCAGCATAAACAAAGAGACTCATCAAGCCCATCTCAACAGGTGTCACATAGGGCGCACCGATAGTCCCACAGGCCAGGCCGATACTGACATAGCCAAGAGCCGTTGGCATGGCTGCCTGCGCCCCCTCCTAAAATCCTTTTTCTTTCATCTTTCTCCTCATATTGTCTTAATAATACTCAATGAAAATCAAAGAGCAAACTAGGAAACTAGCCGCAGGTTGCTCAAAACACCGTTTTGAGGTTGTGGATAGAACTGACGAAGTCAGTAACCGTACTACGGCAAGGTGAAGCTGACGTGGTTTGAAGAGAGTTTCGAAGAGTATAAGTAGACTGAAAAGAATCCAGCCATAGCATGGACTATTATATAGCAGATTGAAATAAGATATGAACAAATCGATTGGGAAAGTAAAATTAATTTCTATAAATGTTTTAGCAATTGTTTCGTACTATTTTAGATTCAGTCTACTATAACACATTCAGAAAAGAGAAAAAAGTCTGTTGATTTTGACCATCATAAAAAGACTGGCAATCCAGTCTCAAACATATATTATAGAAATTCTCCACTAAATACTTTCACGAATATTCAGAAGCATAACAAAGGCAACTAGAAGAAATAGCAATAAAACAAAGCTAACTGCCAGAGTTCCAAAGCTAGTAGCAATGGTTACCAAAGATATTGTAAATAAGCTAGGTAAAACAACCGTAATGGCACTGATAGAAGATTGAACTGCTCCCATTGACTCCTCAGGTATTTGTTTAAAGACGAGTTCTTGCAATCTAGGAGAGAGAACACCTGCGAAAAAGGCATCCAAGGTACTAAAGATGAGAATCCAGTCAAAACGAACTGTGGCAAATCCTACTAGAAGAAGCAACTGGATGACAAGTGAGGCATAGAGAGCTGTTTTTATGGAAATGGTATGTTGCAGATAGCCACTTACAAGGCTTCCGACAATCAGGGCTGACAGTTCAAAAGTGGATAGCAAGGCAAGAGATTGACCTGTTTGTAAATTCAAAAAGGGTTGATTCCTCAAAAATAGAGTAGAGACAGGAACTGTAACATTTATCACTGCTTGACTAGTAGAGATAATAAACAAAACCAAGAGCACCTTATTCATATTCCATATCAATTTCGATGATTGGAGCAAATGCTGGCAAAAGGATTTTACAGAGAGTCCTTCTTGATAGCTAATCGTTTTTTCTACTTTCAAGAGGTCAGTTTTTATGAAGAGGATACCTAAAAATGCGATTAAAAAGGTAAGAGCGTTCAGTAAGGAAATAAACTGGATGGATAGAATACCTAGTAAGACTCCTCCTAGGATATTACTGATTGTTTTCACTAAACTAACAGTTGACTGTTTAAATCCAATAGCTTCTGCCAGATGATCTTGCCCAATAATTCTAATGAAAATCGGAGTGAGCATGGCGCCTGAAAAATAACTCAATGTGTCAGACAAGAGGTTAATCAGACAAATAAAGGTTACTAGCAACAAGGAAAAAGACTGCCCTGAAAGCGATAGGGACACTATAGAGTAAAGCAAAAATTTTGTAAAACTAATGACTGTGTATTTCAAGACACGATGATGTTGAAAATCCGCCAAAACTCCCAGAAAGATTTGTAGAACTTGGGGAAGGGTTTCTGAAATCGTGATAAGTAAAATCGCCAAAGGGGCAAAAGACGCATCTGCCACATAATTCAGGAAGGCCAGATAAAAAATCGTATCCCCAAGCGTTGAAATCCACTGGTTGATAGTTAATTGCCTAAAATCTCTATTTTGAAGAAATACTTTCATTACAACTCCTTTTTAAATTCAAATGGGAATCTTTCCCCAAGAATAGACCGCGATACTACTAACAACCAAAATTACAGTAACATCAAAAGCTGACCAATACCATTGTAGACTATATGCAGTCCAATAGGCCAATAAATTGACTTTGTCATTCTAAATAAGACTGCAAATATAAGACCTCCACCCATATAGAAGACAAAGTCTGTCAAGACCCAACCGTGATTACTAATGTGCGAGACCCCAAATAAAACAGCGGAACCAAGTACATCTAGCCCCCATTTCTTTCCTTTTTCCAGAGCAGTCATCACTAATCCACGATAAATCATGTCTTCAAAAATGGGACCTGCAATCACAGGATAAAAAAAATACATCAAAAATGCCGTAGCTCCTGTAAAAGTAGGAGCAGCATGTTGATAAGAAATTTCATTTCGAGTAGGTGGGAAAAGAAAAAAGGTGACAAAATTCCAAGCAACAAAAGCAAGCAGAGCTAGGAAGGAATAGAAAAGATAGGATCCTTTAAACTTTCTACTATTGATTTTCTGCCATTTCCCCGACCAAATCATAGCAATAAGAGCAAATAAAACCACAAGAAAATTCAACATCATATCCGACAGATAATAGGCAAAGTCAGATAGCCCAGCAACAAGGTCGCTGCGTAAAACTAAAACACTGAACTTCTGGTCAGCAATAACTAGTAGAAAAACTATAATAAAGTAGCGGTGTGAGATTATCTTTTTCATATATCACCTTTCTAATATCCAAATACCAATAAAGTAACAATGAGTAAGAAGCTATTCCATGAAGCATGCAGAGCTATAGCCCAATAGATGGATCGGGTGTAGCGAAACATCATACAAAATATCAAGCCCATTCCAAAATACTTTATGAAATCTGTCGTTATCCAACCATACTGCAAAACATGCATAGCGCCAAATATGGCAGCGGAAACAAGAACATCAAGATAGTATCTATTAACTTTAGATAAACTTGTCATCAAAAGACCACGACAAACAACCTCTTCTGATACAGGTGCGATAATACTAGTATAAAGTATTCGCGTAACAAAATAGCTAATTCCTGTTAAACTGGTGGCTACTTCTACGACTGTACTTCCATTCTGGGTACGAGGAAAGATATAGGTTGTTAGATTTGCCCACACGAACAATAAGAAAAAAGAAAGAAGGAAAACACCCAGGTAAGACCAACGAAACTGGAAACGACCACACTCTTTCCAATGTTCACTTTTGACAAAAGCAATTGTAGCTATAGTTCCCAGAATAAGTACCAATAAAACTTGGAACACATAGTACATATTATCAGACAAAGCAACCATAAAATCTAAGTCTGATGTGACATTAAAAATGAGGTAATAAGTCAAAATCAACAAGCCAGTTGCTAGGTGAAATTTCACTTCTTTCATTTTCTTCATCCTATTATCTCCTATAAGAGCCTATCTTCTACGGCGGCCAAACAATCCATCTGCTAAATCTATAGTCCAATCAAAAGCTCCACGATTAGGACTCATCCCTTGATTGCCCCAACCAGGGTAAATTCCTGGGACGCCCCAACCAGATATACCACTTCTTCCACCACCTCCCATAGAATTTACGAGGTTGCCTCCTCTAACATCTTGCAACTCAGCTTCTGTCAATTCCATTGTTTCTGCAAATTGTAAATTTAACATCTTTTACACTCCTTCAATTATCTTCATTTGTAAACCACTTCTGCGACCTAGGATTTGCTTCAAATGTTTTACAAGGACAGTATAACACGGAAATTGGCTTATTTTAGAAAATCGCATATTTGATATTTTTTCTTATAGAAATTTCAGATTTGCGATTTTGGTAGATTTGATTATTTCCCTGGTATAATAAAGTTATTACTAATGAGGAGGGAAGTAATATGAAGAAACAAGTTTTAACATTATTGACGATCGTTGCTGATATTATTATCTTTTTCCCATTTCTAACTAATCGATAAGCTCTTTGTATTGCTGCAAACGCAATTCAAAAAGGGCTGTCAATTGTGGATTTTCTAATACTTGCAGAGATTGGATAAAGTGTTCAATCTCTTTTTGATTGCTTCCTTTGGTTTGAAGAAAAATCTGCATTTTCTTTAAAAACTGCCACAATACTTTTTCAAAAACATCGTATGGACGGAGCATGCGCTCCAGCTCAGCTTCAAAGATTGGAATATAAGAAAATAGCTTGCGCTCCATAAGTTCTGAGATGATATTAAGATAACCACTTTTCATATACCATCGATTGTGTACTAACTCTTTAAATTCCTTGGATTTTTCGAGTAAGGAGGTTGATAAAAAGATCAGATCTTGATTGCTCAAGAAGGGCATAGTATTGCAAAAAAGATAGAGTTCAAACCAGGTCCAAGACTCAATAGCGTAGAGGTAGGTAGTCAAAAACTCGCTATCCTCCTCTGTTAGCGGGTAGCTTTTATCTAAGGAATGGAGTGCATTTTTAATCACAATGGCATTCAAACGACGATAGGTCTGCGCCATCTGTTCTTGATCGACTTCCTCCAATAGCTGCTCTAAAGCAGCTATATCCTGATGGGAAAAGCAATCCACAACCCTTCTACCAATTCGCATATGTGGAGATTCTTGATAGTTGTTGAGTTTGTGCCCAAACTCATCAAAATTCATATTGATCCCTTGGATGGCTAGGATCAGCTTGTCTGCAGACAGCATAGACTGTCCTAGTTCAAACTTGGACAACTGAGAGGCTGTTAGTCCAGCACAAGCCACATCTGACTGCTTGAGCTTTCTCGCCAAGCGCAATTCCTTGTAAAATTCCCCCAGTTCCATTTTTTCAATCATCCTACCACCTCCTAGCTTTTGCATATTATATCATTATTTGTGTTCATTTGTCAAAACATTCTGACACTTTGGTGATTGAAAAAGCCAGCCTTAAGCTGACTCTAAAAGGACCGAGCCTTGTACAATACAGAACTCAATCCTCGTTCTAAATAGAATGTCTAACTTTTTTGGGCAGTACACGAGCTTGGGGAACAGCCACTGGAACGATGAGGTGTGAGCTCAAAATATCCTCCAGTTATGTTTTTCCTAATAGTATACCGGAAGAGTGAAAGGATTTTATAATGGAGCGGTTACAAAGAACCTACTTTCTATTAAACAGTATACTATGAAAATGTGAAAATTTAACATTTTTTTGTACAAATTTTATAAATTATTGCCTTTTTAATATCAATAGTTAATCTCTTATCCAGATCCCCCTTGTGTAAA encodes:
- a CDS encoding MFS transporter, with product MKVFLQNRDFRQLTINQWISTLGDTIFYLAFLNYVADASFAPLAILLITISETLPQVLQIFLGVLADFQHHRVLKYTVISFTKFLLYSIVSLSLSGQSFSLLLVTFICLINLLSDTLSYFSGAMLTPIFIRIIGQDHLAEAIGFKQSTVSLVKTISNILGGVLLGILSIQFISLLNALTFLIAFLGILFIKTDLLKVEKTISYQEGLSVKSFCQHLLQSSKLIWNMNKVLLVLFIISTSQAVINVTVPVSTLFLRNQPFLNLQTGQSLALLSTFELSALIVGSLVSGYLQHTISIKTALYASLVIQLLLLVGFATVRFDWILIFSTLDAFFAGVLSPRLQELVFKQIPEESMGAVQSSISAITVVLPSLFTISLVTIATSFGTLAVSFVLLLFLLVAFVMLLNIRESI
- a CDS encoding XRE/MutR family transcriptional regulator encodes the protein MIEKMELGEFYKELRLARKLKQSDVACAGLTASQLSKFELGQSMLSADKLILAIQGINMNFDEFGHKLNNYQESPHMRIGRRVVDCFSHQDIAALEQLLEEVDQEQMAQTYRRLNAIVIKNALHSLDKSYPLTEEDSEFLTTYLYAIESWTWFELYLFCNTMPFLSNQDLIFLSTSLLEKSKEFKELVHNRWYMKSGYLNIISELMERKLFSYIPIFEAELERMLRPYDVFEKVLWQFLKKMQIFLQTKGSNQKEIEHFIQSLQVLENPQLTALFELRLQQYKELID
- a CDS encoding MetQ/NlpA family ABC transporter substrate-binding protein, with translation MKIKKWLGLAALATVAGLALAACGNSEKKADNATTIKIATVNRSGSEEKRWDKIQELVKKDGITLEFTEFTDYSQPNKATADGEVDLNAFQHYNFLNNWNKENGKDLVAIGDTYISPIRLYSGLNGSANKYTKVEDIPANGEIAVPNDATNESRALYLLQSAGLIKLDVSGTALATVANIKENPKNLKITELDASQTARSLSSVDAAVVNNTFVTEAKLDYKKALFKEQADENSKQWYNIIVAKKDWETSPKADAIKKVIAAYHTDDVKKVIEESSDGLDQPVW
- a CDS encoding amino acid ABC transporter substrate-binding protein yields the protein MKKIVKYSSLAALGLVAAGVLAACSGGAKKEGEAASKKEIIVATNGSPRPFIYEENGELTGYEIEVVRAIFKDSDKYDVKFEKTEWSGVFAGLDADRYNMAVNNLSYTKERAEKYLYAAPIAQNPNVLVVKKDDSSIKSLDDIGGKSTEVVQATTSAKQLEAYNAEHTDNPTILNYTKADFQQIMVRLSDGQFDYKIFDKIGVETVIKNQGLDNLKVIELPSDQQPYVYPLLAQGQDELKSFVDKRIKELYKDGTLEKLSKQFFGDTYLPAEADIK
- a CDS encoding M20 family metallopeptidase; protein product: MFFPSEQEQIEKFEKDHVAQHYFEVLRTLISKKSVFAQQVGLKEVANYLGEIFKRVGAEVEIDESYTAPFVMAHFKSSRPDAKTLIFYNHYDTVPADGDQVWTEDPFTLSVRNGFMYGRGVDDDKGHITARLSALRKYMQHHDDLPVNISFIMEGAEESASTDLDKYLEKHADKLCGADLLVWEQGTKNALEQLEISGGNKGIVTFDAKVKSADVDIHSSYGGVVESAPWYLLQALQSLRAADGRILVEGLYEEVQEPNEREMALLETYGQRNPEEVSRIYGLELPLLQEERMAFLKRFFFEPALNIEGIQSGYQGQGVKTILPAEASAKLEVRLVPGLEPHDVLEKIRKQLDKNGFDKVELYYTLGEMSYRSDMSAPAILNVIELAKKFYPQGVSVLPTTAGTGPMHTVFDALEVPMVAFGLGNANSRDHGGDENVRIADYYTHIELVEELIRSYE
- a CDS encoding methionine ABC transporter ATP-binding protein, whose product is MSRDIIKLDQIDVTFHQKKRTITAVKDVTIHIQEGDIYGIVGYSGAGKSTLVRVINLLQKPSAGKITIDDDVIFDGKVTLTAEQLRRKRQDIGMIFQHFNLMSQKTAEENVAFALKHSGLSKEEKKAKVAKLLDLVGLADRAENYPSQLSGGQKQRVAIARALANDPKILISDESTSALDPKTTKQILALLQDLNQKLGLTVVLITHEMQIVKDIANRVAVMQDGHLIEEGSVLEIFSNPKQPLTQDFISTATGIDEAMVKIEKQEIVEHLSENSLLVQLKYAGASTDEPLLNELYKHYQVMANILYGNIEILDGTPVGELVVVLSGEKAALAGAQEAIRQAGVQLKVLKGVQ
- a CDS encoding CPBP family intramembrane glutamic endopeptidase; its protein translation is MKKMKEVKFHLATGLLILTYYLIFNVTSDLDFMVALSDNMYYVFQVLLVLILGTIATIAFVKSEHWKECGRFQFRWSYLGVFLLSFFLLFVWANLTTYIFPRTQNGSTVVEVATSLTGISYFVTRILYTSIIAPVSEEVVCRGLLMTSLSKVNRYYLDVLVSAAIFGAMHVLQYGWITTDFIKYFGMGLIFCMMFRYTRSIYWAIALHASWNSFLLIVTLLVFGY
- a CDS encoding CPBP family intramembrane glutamic endopeptidase, yielding MKKIISHRYFIIVFLLVIADQKFSVLVLRSDLVAGLSDFAYYLSDMMLNFLVVLFALIAMIWSGKWQKINSRKFKGSYLFYSFLALLAFVAWNFVTFFLFPPTRNEISYQHAAPTFTGATAFLMYFFYPVIAGPIFEDMIYRGLVMTALEKGKKWGLDVLGSAVLFGVSHISNHGWVLTDFVFYMGGGLIFAVLFRMTKSIYWPIGLHIVYNGIGQLLMLL
- a CDS encoding AzlD domain-containing protein; amino-acid sequence: MTGKVGSLPQIKWLDFLAVFPTAWVAFRYRNLVGTVLFGVVLIAILRLVF